Below is a genomic region from Lonsdalea populi.
CGACATCTGCTGCTGACCAGCAGTCTGCAGGATAAATCGCTGATGTATAACGCCGTGGCGATGAACACCATGGTGTTTAATATCGGGCGGATGTTTGGCCCTGCGATAGCGGCCTGGAGCTTCAATCACTACGGGGCAGCGGCAGGGTTTGTCATCTCGCTCTGTGGGCTGGTGACGATGTTCTTTGCGGTGCGCAGCATGCAGGTCGTGGAGGTGGGAAGTCACTCAAAACGTGCGGGTGGAATGCGCAACGCGCTGCACTATGTAAAGAACGACGACTTCGCCATGCGCTTCTTACCGATGCTGGCGTTTATGGGCATTTTTGCCGGTTCGTATCAGTCGTTGATCCCGGTACTAGCCTCACAAAATTTCCACGATACGGCGCGCTATACGGGCTGGTTTTTCAGCAGTGCCGGAGTGGGCTCGCTGTTGTCAGCGCTGCTGATCTCGGCGCGCATCTCTCACCAGCGTCTGGTGCAGTGGCTGAAGTTTGCCCCGTGGTCAGCGGTGCTGGCATTGGCCGGGGTCTCCTTCTCCACGTTGCCGCTGTTGACCTGCTGTTGTTTTCTCTGGCTTGGTCTGTCCCTGACTTTTTTCTCCACCATGATCAATTCCACCTTACAGCATCACAGCCCGCCTGAACTCCGTGGCGGGGTGGT
It encodes:
- a CDS encoding MFS transporter, translating into MFLAGAFPVFKERMTRRYLMGQAASILGLWTQNVTLNLLLWQMSQSPWLLGVLNFLLYCPALIVPLLFGSCLTPATVKGTMMRILCLSATISSLLLVSVLAGFISPLFILLIAAVAGCVSSMELPTRHLLLTSSLQDKSLMYNAVAMNTMVFNIGRMFGPAIAAWSFNHYGAAAGFVISLCGLVTMFFAVRSMQVVEVGSHSKRAGGMRNALHYVKNDDFAMRFLPMLAFMGIFAGSYQSLIPVLASQNFHDTARYTGWFFSSAGVGSLLSALLISARISHQRLVQWLKFAPWSAVLALAGVSFSTLPLLTCCCFLWLGLSLTFFSTMINSTLQHHSPPELRGGVVGLYGMSFQGTMPIGNLLVGMLASVGSIMLTFQLMSLMLAALLIGQWGILKWKHRIPATAE